AGTGGCAGATGACCTCTTCTCCTTTCCCATCACCGTAATCAATTACATAATTATCACTCAAAATGGAATAATTAAAATCAATGGTTGTTGCAGACGTTGCTCGACTTGTGAGAGGCAAAGAATCTTCTGTATTCTCGTCTGAATCTTCAAGACGAATAATTGTTGAAAGTAATAATGAATCAACAGATGCAACAGGTATAGCCCATTCTTTGTTTAATATTTGGGGTAATCCTAATATCCCTATATTAGGGGTTTCATTGTCTTTAACATCATTAATAGGGTAGAGTACGATTCCAACTCTATTTTCAGACAATTGAAGAGGTAGAATGTAATACCATCCGATATTACCACCAAATGCCAATCGAGCTTTGTCTGGTAATGGTATTCCTCTTTTGGTTATATTCTTCCAGTTATTTTCCCAATTTTTCGTCTTCATGACTTGTTTCATAAATGTTTGTCCAATTGGTGTTAATTCATTAATTCCAATTATCACTTCGGAATCTTTGGTGCAAGATAACGTGAATAATTCAAATGTAACGTAAATCAATAAAATCCAAATTTTTTTCATAGCAATGTAATTTTTTTGATTGATAATTACGTTATTTGAAATTTCCTTTCTGCTCCATCTGATTTTCATCCTCTATTTAATATATTCCCAGATAACGCCTTGAACTATGTGTTCTCGCAATTTAATATTTTTTATTAGTATAAAGAAGAATGTGATATGAATATTACTTAGATTTCTGATTAAATAGAAATATTCTTAATAATGTCTCAAATGGATCAATATAGCTTATTTTAAGAATACGTGTTATTGTGACGTAACCTATAATGCTCCCTGTTTGGTGACCAGTTGATAGCAAATGAAGTGTAAATGATGGCAAATATGGTATTTTAATATCTTGTTTGTCTGAATGTGTTTATGATTTTGGATAAAGTAGCTAAGTTGTTTTAAAACAAGTGTTTATTTAATGGATGGTTTGAATTTTTGCATGAAAATCGAAACTTGCGAGCATGAAAAAAGCCAGTATTTCTACTGGCTTTCAGCTTCTTAGCTCCTCAGGTAGGACTTGAACCTACGACCTACGGATTAACAGTCCGCCGCTCTAACCAACTGAGCTACTAAGGAATTTTCTCAAAAGCGATGCAAATATAGGGGTTTTGTTGAATCCTGCAAAATAAAAAAGGGGAAAAAACAGGTTGATTAGCTAAAAAAAATATAGTAGTAGACGGGAGTTTTGAGAATCAATGAATTGTATTTCGTGGCGTAAAAGGAGAATAGCGTATTTTGTTTTTGGAGAGATGTGAAAAGTGTTGAGTTTTTTAATATATTTGTAAAACATAGAAACGGAAGTGATGGTAGATATAGAATCAAATATACTTCAAAATTTGAACAAGGGTAAAGAAAGTGCGCTGAAAGAGGTTTACCGTTTGTTTTTTCATGCGTTATGTGCGTTTGGAACCCGTTTCGTGAAAGATGATGCGGTGGTGGCTGATATAGTGCAGGAGGTATTTATAAAAGTGTGGGCTAGGAGGACGGATTTTCAGGCTATTTATTCATTGCGTTCGTTCATGTATCTTTCTGTTCGCAATGCTTGTTTAAATTATAACCGGGATCGTGTGAAGGAGAGGAAAATTTCTTTTAATGACGCGGAGTCGGAAAAGTTTGCGGAGGAGCGGGAGGACGTTTTTATGATAGAGGAGGACGTGCATCGCCAGATTCGTAACGAAGTGGAGCGTCTGCCGGAGGCGATGCGGAAAGTTTTTAATTTGACATTACTAGATATGTCTATTCCCGAAATTGCGGAGGCCTTGGATATTTCGGAAAATACGGTGCGTAATCAACGGGCACGGGCCAGGGAAATTTTACGGGCTAGGTTGAAGGACAAAATATTCTTTTTGTTCTTATTATGTGATATTTATTAATCACGATACTCTGAATTGTATTTTTATGGTGGGTTATGTAATTGGTTTCTTTGGCCTACCATAAGGATTTGTCGGTGTTGCAAAATAACAAAATGCTTTTTTTCTCGAAAAAAACTGCATCGGGACTAGTATGCTTTGACAATTTTCGTGTTATAACGATAAAAAGAAGTAGATTATGTCAGAAGAAAATTTAAAGATAGCGGATATTCTTTTTGCCTATATTAAAGGAACGATTTCCGAGTGCGAGCTGGAGGAGTTGACCAAATGGGTGGAGGCTGCGGAGGAGCATCGGGAATTGTTTCAGCAAATAGTGACTTCGGTATCTTATCAGGACAAGGAAGCCGTGTATCGCCGTTTTGACTCGTATTATGATTTTGACCGCTTGCGGGGAGCTATCCGGGGGAGAAAGCGGGGTATGTGGAAATATGTTGCTGCGGCTGCTGTTATTGCATTGCCTTTACTGGTCTCGCTTTTATTACAGATCAGACAAGAGGGAATTTTCCCGGAAGAGCGTATGCGGGAAATTTCTTTACTACCGGGTAAATCAATGGCAACGTTAACCTTGTCGGACGGGAGTTCCAAGCTATTGAGCCCGGAAAATTTTGACTTGATGGATGGTTCGAAACGGATTGTAAATGATCCCGGCGGGCTGAGTTATCAAGTTGAAGATACGAGTGAGTGCATGGAGACGGCATATAACGAAATAACGGTTCCCCGGGGCGGAGAGTATAAGGTGACGTTGGATGACGGA
The window above is part of the Butyricimonas paravirosa genome. Proteins encoded here:
- a CDS encoding RNA polymerase sigma factor, whose amino-acid sequence is MVDIESNILQNLNKGKESALKEVYRLFFHALCAFGTRFVKDDAVVADIVQEVFIKVWARRTDFQAIYSLRSFMYLSVRNACLNYNRDRVKERKISFNDAESEKFAEEREDVFMIEEDVHRQIRNEVERLPEAMRKVFNLTLLDMSIPEIAEALDISENTVRNQRARAREILRARLKDKIFFLFLLCDIY